A DNA window from Kitasatospora viridis contains the following coding sequences:
- a CDS encoding Ig-like domain repeat protein, protein MVPTRPRSNPLGRSLSAALALALALAAGPVVASGHTWAADTPSPRAVQGGSDQPLDRSPRVRPKAPRKVHPSVRAPGAYVVDVDAQVGATSAGEASVAVNPANPQQIAITRFTFPWNNDADLVYSTDGGVTWTDEATIPPPPGVANTAGGPNDQTIDFGRDGTLYGTFLTGGNQIVTGSTTDPTKAASWKWNNPTPTTTQLTSASGTNADQPWLVVNRDPGTASKDDVYVGYQDFRTNVPHDHVAVSPGSASPVDITRDHPAGTGALSGGVINGGLRVAADRRNGTVYALYQQGGGGTQPENVTLMLNRSTDAGASWTLGGSTDGIAVSTDDTRQGNGGYSFGNVNFLQGGIDHLAVDPTNGDVYVAYGADASGNNRIRIRRLTDNGAGGMNVGAAVNVSASTDTALPSVAVLDDGTIGVLYLSNDGTNASGFPEFSAHLARSTDHGATFTDTVLQSFTTTAGNAQHPSLRLFGDYEQLKALGNTFYGAFIGNLNGLNQTVAQPTDAVFFAVPQTTKSTLGSSADPSVFGQPVAFTASVVPPPDGGTVTFKVDGTQLGGPVAVDSATGTATSAAIATLAPGPHTVAAVYGGDPNYVGDTAMTLTQDVGKAPVTTTLASAPDPSVFGQPVTVTDTVCPTGASTNATVPPAGTVTLSDGTTVLGTPTLSPGGGAGCARAQLSTAALAVGPHSITADYAGDTDYTGAATETLVPAQQVNRAPVSTTLVSSANPSSFGHAVTFTDTVCPASPSTGPTAPPTGTVSVSDGSTLLGTGTLSPGGGANCAQAQVAFAHLLPGSHTVTARYGGDGDYLPGAPESITQTVACARTITGTTGGLFTGGESTCIVGATVNGSVRDAGDGALFISGSTIHGAVLSTDGTLFGLCGSTVTSTVNVHGATGFVVVGDPGDDGCAGNRIDGSLMLSGNQAGLEAVGNHVGGEVQVQGTTGAGPFPEDTRAELEGNTIGGSLSCTDNTPPPGDDGHPNTVSGQRLGQCSAL, encoded by the coding sequence GTGGTACCCACGAGGCCACGATCGAACCCGCTCGGCCGATCACTCAGCGCGGCGCTGGCGCTCGCGCTCGCCCTGGCCGCCGGCCCGGTGGTGGCGTCCGGGCACACCTGGGCGGCTGACACTCCGTCACCGCGAGCGGTCCAGGGCGGCAGCGACCAGCCCCTCGACCGCTCGCCGCGGGTGCGCCCGAAGGCACCCCGGAAGGTGCACCCGTCGGTCCGGGCCCCGGGGGCTTACGTGGTGGACGTGGACGCGCAGGTCGGGGCGACGTCGGCCGGTGAGGCGTCCGTCGCGGTCAACCCGGCCAATCCGCAGCAGATCGCGATCACCCGGTTCACCTTCCCGTGGAACAACGACGCCGACCTGGTGTACTCGACCGACGGCGGGGTGACCTGGACGGACGAGGCGACGATCCCGCCGCCGCCGGGGGTGGCGAACACCGCCGGCGGGCCGAACGACCAGACCATCGACTTCGGCCGCGACGGCACGCTCTACGGCACGTTCCTGACGGGCGGGAACCAGATCGTCACCGGCTCGACCACCGACCCGACCAAGGCCGCGTCGTGGAAGTGGAACAACCCGACGCCCACCACCACCCAGCTCACCAGCGCCTCCGGCACCAACGCCGACCAGCCCTGGCTGGTCGTCAACCGCGACCCGGGCACGGCGAGCAAGGACGACGTCTACGTCGGCTACCAGGACTTCCGCACCAACGTCCCGCACGACCACGTGGCCGTCTCCCCCGGCAGCGCCAGCCCGGTGGACATCACCCGGGACCACCCGGCCGGCACCGGCGCGCTCAGCGGCGGGGTGATCAACGGCGGGCTGCGGGTGGCGGCCGACCGGCGCAACGGCACCGTGTACGCGCTCTACCAGCAGGGCGGCGGCGGCACCCAGCCGGAGAACGTCACCCTGATGCTCAACCGGTCGACCGACGCCGGGGCCAGCTGGACGCTGGGCGGCAGCACCGACGGGATCGCCGTCTCCACCGACGACACCCGCCAGGGCAACGGCGGCTACAGCTTCGGCAACGTGAACTTCCTCCAGGGCGGCATCGACCACCTCGCCGTCGACCCGACCAACGGCGACGTGTACGTGGCCTACGGCGCCGACGCCTCCGGCAACAACCGGATCCGGATCCGCCGGCTCACCGACAACGGCGCGGGCGGCATGAACGTGGGCGCCGCCGTCAATGTGTCGGCCTCGACCGACACGGCCCTGCCCTCGGTCGCCGTCCTCGACGACGGAACGATCGGCGTCCTCTACCTGAGCAACGACGGCACCAACGCGAGCGGCTTCCCCGAGTTCTCGGCCCACCTCGCCCGCAGCACCGACCACGGCGCGACCTTCACCGACACCGTGCTGCAGTCGTTCACCACCACCGCCGGCAACGCCCAGCACCCCTCGCTGCGGCTCTTCGGCGACTACGAGCAGCTCAAGGCGCTCGGCAACACCTTCTACGGCGCCTTCATCGGCAACCTCAACGGGCTGAACCAGACCGTGGCCCAGCCGACGGACGCGGTCTTCTTCGCCGTGCCGCAGACCACCAAGTCGACGCTCGGCTCCTCCGCCGACCCCTCGGTGTTCGGCCAGCCGGTCGCCTTCACCGCGAGCGTGGTGCCGCCGCCGGACGGCGGCACGGTCACCTTCAAGGTCGACGGCACCCAGCTCGGCGGCCCGGTCGCGGTCGACAGCGCGACCGGCACGGCGACCAGCGCCGCCATCGCCACCCTCGCCCCGGGCCCGCACACCGTGGCCGCCGTCTACGGCGGCGACCCGAACTACGTGGGCGACACGGCGATGACGCTCACTCAGGACGTCGGCAAGGCACCGGTGACCACGACCCTCGCCTCCGCGCCCGATCCCTCGGTCTTCGGCCAGCCGGTCACCGTCACCGACACCGTCTGTCCGACCGGCGCCAGCACCAACGCGACCGTGCCGCCCGCCGGGACGGTCACCCTCTCGGACGGCACCACCGTGCTCGGCACCCCGACGCTGAGCCCCGGCGGCGGGGCCGGCTGTGCCCGGGCCCAGCTGTCCACGGCGGCCCTGGCGGTGGGCCCGCACAGCATCACGGCCGACTACGCCGGCGACACCGACTACACCGGGGCCGCGACCGAGACCCTCGTCCCGGCCCAGCAGGTGAACCGCGCCCCGGTCAGCACCACCCTGGTCTCCTCCGCCAACCCGTCCTCCTTCGGTCACGCCGTGACCTTCACCGACACCGTCTGCCCGGCCTCGCCCAGCACCGGTCCGACCGCGCCGCCCACCGGGACGGTCAGCGTCTCGGACGGCAGCACGCTGCTCGGCACCGGCACCCTCTCCCCCGGCGGCGGCGCCAACTGCGCGCAGGCGCAGGTCGCTTTCGCCCACCTGCTGCCCGGCAGCCACACCGTCACGGCCCGGTACGGCGGTGACGGCGACTACCTGCCGGGCGCCCCGGAGTCGATCACCCAGACGGTGGCCTGCGCCAGGACGATCACCGGCACCACCGGCGGCCTGTTCACCGGTGGCGAGAGCACCTGCATCGTGGGCGCCACCGTCAACGGGAGCGTGCGGGACGCGGGCGACGGCGCCCTCTTCATCAGCGGCTCGACGATCCACGGCGCCGTCCTGTCCACCGACGGCACGCTGTTCGGCCTGTGCGGCAGCACCGTCACGAGCACCGTGAACGTCCACGGCGCCACCGGGTTCGTGGTCGTGGGCGACCCCGGCGACGACGGCTGCGCCGGGAACCGCATCGACGGCTCGCTCATGCTGAGCGGCAATCAGGCCGGCCTGGAGGCGGTCGGCAACCACGTGGGCGGCGAGGTCCAGGTCCAGGGCACCACCGGCGCCGGGCCGTTCCCCGAGGACACCCGCGCCGAGCTCGAAGGCAACACGATCGGCGGGTCGCTCTCCTGCACCGACAACACCCCGCCGCCCGGCGACGACGGCCACCCGAACACGGTGTCCGGCCAGCGGCTGGGACAGTGCTCGGCGCTGTAG
- a CDS encoding putative Ig domain-containing protein, whose amino-acid sequence MSGLARKGSLLLAGALAAATTFSAPALASTARAASHPTAAPALTQVSTDPYTDAQAQHATEVEPDTFGYGSTVVSAFQVGRVSGGGASNIGWATSTDGGQTWTHGFMPSSTTNTGGSYVAASDASVAYDAKDGVWLVSWLGITSGSDVDVVVSRSTDGGHTWGGPVVVSTGTFDDKNWTVCDDHAASPYYGHCYTEYDDANSGDAEHMRTSADGGLTWGAEGSPADSPSGLGGQPVVQPSGTVIVPFSSGSSNAEDAFTSTDGGASWTASVQIAAVSHHTVAGLENDAAANDIAKLPHDTLRESPLPSAEIDASGKVYTVWSDCSFRANCASNDIIMSTSTDGTTWSTPVRVPIDPVTSTADHFTAGIGVDPSSSGGTARLGLTYYYYPNANCTDTTCQLDAGFVSSADGGSTWSTPVQLAGPMTLAWLPNTSQGRMFGDYISTSVLAGGNAVPVIPIAHAPNGSTFDVAMYSPTGGLPVGQATGGNTVTVTSPGNQTTSVGTAVSLQLSGTDSASGQSLSYSATGLPAGLSVSAAGLITGTPTTAGTSNVTVKATDGTGASGQASFTWTVNPVGGCTAPGQLLGNPGFETGTASPWTATAGVINNDTVSERAHSGSWDAWLDGYGSTHTDTLAQTVTVPAGCSATLSFYLHIDTAETTTTKANDTLKVQIGSTTLATYSNLNAGNGYTLDSFNLSGYAGQTVTLKFTGTENASLQTSFVIDDTALTVS is encoded by the coding sequence ATGTCCGGACTGGCTAGAAAAGGCTCCCTCCTGCTCGCCGGCGCACTGGCCGCCGCGACCACGTTCAGCGCTCCCGCCCTCGCGTCCACCGCCCGGGCGGCCTCCCATCCCACCGCCGCTCCCGCCCTCACCCAGGTCAGCACCGACCCGTACACCGACGCGCAGGCCCAGCACGCCACCGAGGTCGAGCCGGACACCTTCGGCTACGGCAGCACCGTCGTCTCCGCGTTCCAGGTCGGCCGGGTCTCCGGCGGCGGCGCGTCCAACATCGGGTGGGCGACCTCCACCGACGGCGGCCAGACCTGGACGCACGGGTTCATGCCCTCGTCCACCACCAACACCGGCGGCTCCTACGTCGCCGCCAGCGACGCCTCGGTGGCCTACGACGCCAAGGACGGCGTCTGGCTGGTCTCCTGGCTGGGCATCACCTCCGGCAGCGACGTCGACGTGGTGGTCAGCCGCTCCACCGACGGCGGCCACACCTGGGGCGGTCCGGTCGTCGTCTCCACCGGCACCTTCGACGACAAGAACTGGACGGTCTGCGACGACCACGCGGCCAGCCCGTACTACGGCCACTGCTACACCGAGTACGACGACGCCAACTCCGGCGACGCCGAGCACATGCGCACCTCCGCCGACGGCGGTTTGACCTGGGGCGCCGAGGGCAGCCCGGCCGACAGCCCCAGCGGGCTCGGCGGCCAGCCGGTCGTCCAGCCCTCCGGCACCGTCATCGTGCCGTTCTCCTCCGGCAGTTCGAACGCCGAGGACGCCTTCACCTCCACCGACGGCGGCGCCAGCTGGACCGCCAGCGTGCAGATCGCCGCCGTCTCGCACCACACCGTCGCCGGGCTGGAGAACGACGCGGCCGCGAACGACATCGCCAAGCTGCCGCACGACACCCTGCGCGAGAGTCCGCTGCCCTCCGCCGAGATCGACGCCTCGGGCAAGGTCTACACGGTCTGGTCCGACTGCAGCTTCCGCGCCAACTGCGCCAGCAACGACATCATCATGTCGACCTCCACCGACGGCACCACATGGAGCACACCGGTGCGGGTGCCGATCGACCCGGTCACCAGCACCGCCGACCACTTCACCGCGGGCATCGGCGTCGACCCGAGCAGCTCCGGCGGCACCGCCCGGCTCGGCCTGACGTACTACTACTACCCGAACGCCAACTGCACCGACACCACCTGCCAGTTGGACGCGGGCTTCGTCTCCTCCGCCGACGGCGGCAGCACCTGGAGCACCCCCGTCCAGCTCGCCGGGCCGATGACGCTGGCCTGGCTGCCGAACACCAGCCAGGGCCGGATGTTCGGCGACTACATCTCCACCTCGGTGCTCGCCGGCGGCAACGCCGTCCCGGTGATCCCGATCGCCCACGCCCCCAACGGGAGCACCTTCGACGTGGCGATGTACTCGCCGACCGGCGGCCTGCCGGTGGGTCAGGCCACGGGCGGCAACACGGTCACCGTCACCAGCCCGGGCAATCAGACCACAAGCGTCGGCACGGCCGTCTCCCTCCAGCTCTCCGGCACGGACTCGGCTTCCGGCCAGAGCCTGAGCTACTCCGCGACCGGCCTGCCGGCCGGCCTGTCCGTCTCCGCCGCCGGCCTGATCACCGGAACCCCGACCACCGCGGGCACCTCGAACGTGACCGTCAAGGCGACCGACGGCACGGGCGCCTCCGGCCAGGCCTCGTTCACCTGGACCGTCAACCCCGTCGGCGGCTGCACCGCCCCCGGCCAACTGCTCGGCAACCCCGGCTTCGAGACCGGCACCGCCTCGCCGTGGACCGCCACGGCCGGCGTGATCAACAACGACACCGTCAGCGAGCGGGCCCACTCCGGCAGTTGGGACGCCTGGCTGGACGGCTACGGCAGCACCCACACCGACACGCTCGCCCAGACCGTCACCGTCCCGGCCGGGTGCAGCGCGACCCTGAGCTTCTACCTCCACATCGACACCGCCGAGACCACGACCACCAAGGCGAACGACACCCTCAAGGTCCAGATCGGCAGCACCACGCTGGCCACCTACTCCAACCTCAACGCGGGCAACGGCTACACGCTGGACTCCTTCAACCTGTCGGGCTACGCGGGGCAGACGGTGACCCTCAAGTTCACCGGCACCGAGAACGCGTCCCTGCAGACCAGCTTCGTGATCGACGACACGGCGCTCACCGTGTCCTGA
- the modA gene encoding molybdate ABC transporter substrate-binding protein, with protein MVSRSITAGAVAGALLVLGACSSGSSKPAASASPSVTGTVTVFAAASLQNTFTELGKMFEADHPGSKVQFNFGGSDTLAASIVNGAPADVFAAASPATMKTVTDKGDAAGAPVTFVSNELEIAVEPGNPKHIGTLQDLANSSLKVVLCAKTVPCGAAAQTALTAGHVTLTPASYEQDVTSTLNKVELKEADAGIVYQTDVKGAGSKVDGVNFPEAASAINNYPIAPLAHGPNPAGAQAFVALVESPAGQKVLTDAGFKKPAPVSPS; from the coding sequence ATGGTGAGCCGCTCCATCACCGCCGGCGCCGTCGCCGGTGCGCTGCTCGTGCTCGGTGCCTGTTCCTCCGGCAGCTCGAAGCCGGCCGCCTCCGCCTCGCCGTCCGTCACCGGCACCGTGACGGTCTTCGCCGCCGCCTCGCTGCAGAACACGTTCACCGAACTCGGCAAGATGTTCGAGGCCGACCACCCGGGCAGCAAGGTGCAGTTCAACTTCGGCGGCAGCGACACGCTCGCCGCCAGCATCGTCAACGGAGCGCCCGCCGACGTCTTCGCCGCGGCCAGCCCCGCGACCATGAAGACCGTCACCGACAAGGGCGACGCGGCCGGCGCCCCGGTCACCTTCGTCAGCAACGAGCTGGAGATCGCCGTCGAGCCGGGCAACCCGAAGCACATCGGCACGCTCCAGGACCTCGCCAACTCCTCGCTGAAGGTGGTGCTCTGCGCGAAGACCGTGCCGTGCGGCGCCGCGGCCCAGACCGCCCTGACCGCCGGCCACGTCACCCTCACGCCCGCCAGCTACGAGCAGGACGTCACCTCCACGCTCAACAAGGTGGAGCTGAAGGAGGCCGACGCGGGGATCGTCTACCAGACGGACGTCAAGGGCGCCGGCAGCAAGGTCGACGGCGTGAACTTCCCCGAGGCCGCCTCGGCCATCAACAACTACCCCATCGCGCCGCTCGCCCACGGCCCGAACCCGGCCGGGGCGCAGGCGTTCGTCGCCCTGGTCGAATCGCCGGCGGGGCAGAAGGTCCTCACCGACGCCGGCTTCAAGAAGCCCGCCCCGGTCTCCCCGTCGTAG
- a CDS encoding ABC transporter ATP-binding protein: MSTATDQSTEHPSDQPTDLADEELQWHGDQRRIEVIEAISVSAMARRLPQLVVRAVKLGWQVDRLAVAALLGCLLLSAALGAAGLYATTGTIAAVFGPGRVADRLAHAAPSIAVIATAAALRAVLGIAIRASTVYLSPRISREASAAVLRATVATELTAYDRAGYADELEAADRGAEAAVDVIGEAQNLVSSVGSLVGAAGVLTVLHPLLLPLLVLAALPQGFASVYAARVQFLANKATSGDRRILLNLRWYIHQKSHADQVRSDTMGTFLLDKYELIGRRLDVTTRRAAREGARVSVLGAAASGLGTAVVWLVMLYLVSTGRMSLPRGGAAVVALGAVGSALRGIVGYGADLFRTGMYLDDWSAFLDKAGGHALHRGPALPERPTRIELKDVSYGYPSSERAALDAVSLHVETGEILALVGENGSGKTTIAKAIAGLYLPDDGAVLWDGRDTRELDPHALWQHVAVVPQNYARWPLTARENITLGRAAPDGDEAVVRAAAASGADEVVAKLRRGLGTLLAVEWMGGEELSGGQWQRIAIARAFYRDSGLLVLDEPTAALDPRAEHKIFANLREVARDRAVVLVTHRLTNVAVADRIVVLEDGRVIQQGSFDELVAQRGGKFRELWDLQHDRSGVPAQRETRAGQLN, translated from the coding sequence GTGAGCACGGCCACCGACCAGTCCACCGAGCATCCCTCCGACCAACCCACCGACCTCGCCGACGAAGAACTCCAGTGGCACGGCGACCAGCGCCGGATCGAGGTCATCGAGGCGATCAGCGTCAGCGCGATGGCCCGCCGCCTCCCGCAACTGGTCGTCAGGGCCGTCAAGCTGGGCTGGCAGGTCGACCGCCTGGCGGTCGCCGCCCTGCTCGGCTGCCTGCTGCTGTCCGCCGCCCTCGGCGCGGCCGGCCTGTACGCGACCACGGGGACGATCGCGGCGGTCTTCGGCCCCGGCCGGGTGGCCGACCGGCTCGCCCACGCCGCCCCGTCGATCGCGGTGATCGCCACCGCGGCCGCGCTGCGGGCGGTGCTCGGCATCGCCATCCGCGCCAGCACCGTCTACCTGTCGCCGCGGATCTCCCGCGAGGCGTCGGCGGCGGTGCTGCGGGCCACCGTGGCCACCGAGCTGACGGCCTACGACCGCGCCGGGTACGCCGACGAGTTGGAGGCCGCCGACCGCGGCGCCGAGGCGGCCGTGGACGTCATCGGGGAGGCCCAGAACCTGGTCTCCTCGGTCGGCTCGCTGGTCGGCGCGGCCGGCGTGCTGACCGTCCTGCACCCGCTGCTGCTCCCGCTGCTGGTGCTCGCCGCGCTGCCGCAGGGCTTCGCCTCGGTGTACGCGGCCCGGGTGCAGTTCCTGGCCAACAAGGCGACCTCCGGCGACCGGCGGATCCTGCTCAACCTGCGCTGGTACATCCACCAGAAGAGCCACGCCGACCAGGTCCGCTCCGACACCATGGGGACGTTCCTGCTCGACAAGTACGAGCTGATCGGGCGCCGCCTCGACGTCACCACCCGCCGCGCCGCGCGCGAGGGCGCCCGGGTGTCGGTGCTCGGCGCGGCCGCCTCGGGCCTGGGCACCGCCGTGGTCTGGCTGGTCATGCTCTACCTGGTGAGCACCGGCCGGATGAGCCTGCCGCGCGGCGGCGCGGCGGTCGTCGCCCTCGGCGCGGTCGGCTCCGCGCTGCGGGGCATCGTCGGCTACGGCGCCGACCTGTTCCGGACCGGCATGTACCTGGACGACTGGAGCGCCTTCCTCGACAAGGCCGGCGGGCACGCGCTGCACCGCGGCCCGGCGCTGCCCGAGCGGCCCACCCGGATCGAGCTCAAGGACGTCAGCTACGGCTACCCGTCCTCCGAGCGCGCCGCGCTGGACGCGGTGAGCCTGCACGTCGAGACCGGCGAGATCCTGGCGCTGGTGGGCGAGAACGGCTCCGGGAAGACCACCATCGCCAAGGCGATCGCCGGCCTCTACCTGCCCGACGACGGCGCTGTGCTGTGGGACGGCCGGGACACCCGCGAGCTGGACCCGCACGCCCTGTGGCAGCACGTCGCCGTGGTGCCGCAGAACTACGCCCGCTGGCCGCTGACCGCCCGGGAGAACATCACCCTCGGCCGGGCCGCGCCGGACGGCGACGAGGCGGTGGTCCGGGCCGCCGCCGCGTCCGGCGCGGACGAGGTGGTCGCCAAGCTGCGCCGGGGCCTGGGCACCCTGCTCGCCGTCGAGTGGATGGGCGGCGAGGAGCTCAGCGGCGGGCAGTGGCAGCGCATCGCGATCGCCCGGGCGTTCTACCGGGACAGCGGCCTGCTCGTGCTCGACGAGCCGACCGCCGCCCTCGATCCGCGCGCCGAGCACAAGATCTTCGCCAACCTGCGCGAGGTGGCCCGCGACCGCGCGGTCGTGCTGGTCACCCACCGGCTCACCAACGTCGCCGTCGCCGACCGGATCGTCGTGCTGGAGGACGGCCGGGTGATCCAACAGGGCAGCTTCGACGAGCTGGTGGCGCAGCGCGGCGGCAAGTTCCGCGAGCTGTGGGACCTCCAGCACGACCGCTCCGGTGTCCCCGCCCAACGGGAGACCCGAGCGGGACAACTGAATTGA
- a CDS encoding GrpB family protein, translated as MIVQEYDPSWPGQFEQLRARVLDALGDLAVGVEHVGSTAVPGLPAKPVIDLDVVVASAEDVPAAVERLAGLGYQHEGDLGIPGREAFRWPSGSERHHLYLCPRDSPELARHLRFRDHLRAHPEVAAAYARLKLDAAAAHRDDRDAYSAAKSGFVEQVLRAASAS; from the coding sequence GTGATCGTGCAGGAGTACGACCCGTCCTGGCCGGGGCAGTTCGAGCAGCTGCGGGCCCGCGTCCTGGATGCCCTCGGCGACCTCGCCGTGGGCGTCGAACACGTGGGCAGCACCGCCGTGCCGGGCCTGCCGGCCAAGCCGGTCATCGACCTGGACGTGGTCGTCGCGAGCGCCGAGGACGTGCCGGCCGCCGTCGAACGGCTGGCCGGCCTCGGCTACCAGCACGAGGGCGACCTCGGCATCCCCGGCCGCGAGGCGTTCCGCTGGCCGTCCGGCAGTGAGCGCCACCACCTGTACCTCTGCCCGCGCGACAGCCCCGAGTTGGCGCGCCACCTGCGCTTCCGTGACCACCTGCGCGCCCACCCGGAGGTGGCCGCCGCCTACGCCCGGCTCAAGCTGGACGCGGCGGCGGCGCACCGCGACGACCGGGACGCCTACTCGGCCGCGAAGAGCGGGTTCGTCGAGCAGGTGCTCCGCGCCGCGTCGGCGTCCTGA
- a CDS encoding Gfo/Idh/MocA family protein — MKRFAIMGVAGFVARRHLEAIHRSGGQVVAAYDPQDSVGILDQHFPHARFFADGATFAAYLRTHRDQLDYVCVLTPNHLHEAHCTLALQAGVDVICEKPLVIDSAGVDRLAAVAARTGRTIHPILQVRLHEAMLRMREDIQQRIGQGEYVRVATSYVTRRGPWYHVSWKSDPLRSGGILFNLGIHLFDILAWTFGELPAEPDAVEVDGPYADRASGVLRFARGEVRWLISAREDDLPATVRAAGGYAHRVFEIGGRTVADYSGDYSHLHHCFYRELGTGRGARLADSRPGIALIERILASSPGNRQRALWPGGSEANAWAQRVNP; from the coding sequence ATGAAGCGATTCGCAATCATGGGTGTGGCGGGGTTCGTCGCACGTCGCCACCTCGAAGCCATCCACCGCAGCGGCGGCCAGGTGGTCGCCGCCTACGACCCGCAGGACTCCGTCGGCATCCTCGACCAGCACTTCCCGCACGCCCGCTTCTTCGCCGACGGCGCCACCTTCGCCGCCTACCTGCGCACCCACCGCGACCAGCTCGACTACGTCTGCGTGCTGACCCCCAACCACCTGCACGAGGCGCACTGCACGCTCGCCCTGCAGGCGGGCGTCGACGTGATCTGCGAGAAGCCCCTGGTGATCGACTCGGCCGGGGTCGACCGGCTGGCCGCGGTGGCCGCGCGCACCGGCCGCACCATCCACCCGATCCTCCAGGTGCGCCTGCACGAGGCGATGCTGCGGATGCGCGAGGACATCCAACAGCGCATCGGCCAGGGCGAGTACGTGCGCGTCGCCACCTCCTACGTGACCCGCCGGGGCCCCTGGTACCACGTCTCCTGGAAGAGCGACCCGCTGCGCAGCGGCGGCATCCTCTTCAACCTGGGCATCCACCTCTTCGACATCCTGGCCTGGACCTTCGGCGAGCTGCCCGCGGAGCCGGACGCCGTCGAGGTCGACGGCCCGTACGCCGACCGCGCCTCGGGCGTGCTGCGGTTCGCCCGGGGCGAGGTGCGCTGGCTGATCTCCGCCCGGGAGGACGACCTGCCCGCGACCGTCCGCGCCGCCGGCGGGTACGCGCACCGGGTCTTCGAGATCGGCGGGCGCACCGTCGCCGACTACTCCGGCGACTACTCCCACCTGCACCACTGCTTCTACCGGGAACTGGGGACCGGCCGGGGCGCCCGTTTGGCGGACAGCAGGCCGGGGATCGCGCTGATCGAGCGTATCCTCGCAAGCTCCCCCGGAAACCGTCAGCGGGCCCTGTGGCCCGGCGGAAGCGAGGCCAACGCATGGGCGCAGCGCGTCAACCCGTGA
- a CDS encoding DegT/DnrJ/EryC1/StrS family aminotransferase translates to MRVPRFDAAGELVHDGPLIGAALTRVLASGRFIAGAEVDAFEREAAGFLGARHAVSVGSGTDALTIALQPAADRHPGGEVVTSPLTFAATASAIVRVGLRPRFADVDPDTLTLRPDLAAEATGPRTAAVLPVHLYGRAVDVTALRSAVGPGTPIVEDACQAFGARDAAGRACGTLGDAAAFSFFPSKPLGALGDGGLITTGDAELADEYRLIARHGCREQYRTERVGFNSRLDALQAAVLRVKLARVDQGRRRRAQIAALYAARLDSVPGLRLPADAPGHAWHAYTVRIAGGRRDTVLARLRARGIDAAVQYPVPLHRMAPFADPRPCPVAERACAELLCLPIWSGLGDDRIDYVAQELRDALRTAPVA, encoded by the coding sequence ATGCGTGTCCCCCGGTTCGACGCCGCCGGCGAGCTGGTCCACGACGGCCCGCTCATCGGTGCCGCCCTCACCCGCGTGCTGGCCTCCGGCCGGTTCATCGCCGGCGCGGAGGTGGACGCCTTCGAACGCGAGGCGGCCGGCTTCCTCGGCGCCCGGCACGCGGTCTCGGTCGGCTCCGGCACCGACGCGCTGACCATCGCGCTCCAGCCGGCGGCCGACCGCCACCCCGGCGGCGAGGTGGTCACCTCACCGCTGACCTTCGCCGCCACCGCCTCGGCCATCGTCCGGGTGGGCCTGCGCCCGCGGTTCGCCGACGTCGACCCCGACACCCTGACCCTGCGCCCCGACCTCGCCGCCGAGGCCACCGGCCCGCGCACCGCCGCCGTGCTGCCGGTGCACCTCTACGGCCGGGCCGTCGACGTCACCGCGCTGCGCTCGGCCGTCGGCCCGGGCACGCCCATCGTGGAGGACGCCTGCCAGGCCTTCGGCGCCCGCGACGCCGCGGGCCGCGCCTGCGGCACGCTGGGGGACGCCGCCGCGTTCAGCTTCTTCCCGTCCAAGCCGCTCGGCGCGCTCGGCGACGGCGGCCTGATCACCACCGGCGACGCCGAACTCGCCGACGAGTACCGGCTGATCGCCCGGCACGGTTGCCGGGAGCAGTACCGCACCGAGCGGGTCGGCTTCAACTCCCGGCTGGACGCGCTGCAGGCCGCCGTGCTGCGGGTCAAGCTCGCCCGGGTCGACCAGGGCCGGCGCCGGCGCGCCCAGATCGCCGCGCTGTACGCGGCCCGGCTCGACTCGGTGCCCGGCCTGCGGCTGCCCGCCGACGCGCCCGGGCACGCCTGGCACGCCTACACCGTGCGGATCGCCGGCGGGCGCCGGGACACCGTGCTGGCCCGCCTGCGGGCCCGGGGCATCGACGCCGCCGTGCAGTACCCGGTGCCGCTGCACCGGATGGCGCCGTTCGCCGACCCGCGCCCCTGCCCGGTCGCCGAACGGGCCTGCGCCGAGCTGCTCTGCCTGCCGATCTGGTCCGGGCTCGGCGACGACCGGATCGACTACGTCGCGCAGGAGCTGCGCGACGCGCTGCGCACCGCACCCGTCGCCTGA